TCCAATTTTCTTAAGAGGTGTCCTGGTCTCTGGTTTCTTGATAGCTAAAATTCTTCTTGTGGGTTACAATATCAATCTTAGCAGGCAATACTGTGTATGAGTTTTACCAAGTTCTAATAGCTAGAACATGGAAAGCAGGGATCTCAATGAGCAATAGCATATCATTCTCGGACTCATATATCAAATTGCAGAACTTACTTTCCACTGTAACCACCATAAGAAAAGGCTAATGCTTTAGAACCTCAACATAACTTACTTGCGATGGTCGGTTGTAGAGTGATTTTGTCTTCCATAGTGAGATTATTTTACTGCTGATTGCAGTTTGCACTCCTCCTATGGAGGAGAGCTTTTAACATCCTTATTCTGGTTGCCTACAAAGGCTGAGAAGTATGTTTATTATGAAGAGAAACCCTGCAAGTGATGACCATTCTAAATCAATACTTCTCCAGTTGCTGTACGTATGTAGGACCATAGGATATTCTCTTTGATTTCTTCATCACTTTCTAATGACTCCGATTGCTTAATCAAGTAGATATGGATAGATGCATTTGTAGCTTGGTGGATTGAAAATTAGTGTATTTGTCCTGCAACCCCTTGCTATACCCTCTGTGAATTTGACTTCCAAGTGAAAGTGAAGTCTCCTTTTGCCAAGTACTTTGCGAGTCTTAACATTTCTCTgggtaaaaatgaaatgctgcTAGGGATCTTCCATTTCGGTATTCAATTGACAAGTATAAAGCTTGTCCAAGTGCAAGAGCAGAGCACTTAAGGATTTACTGATCCATGAATTCCATATTTTGGTCTCAGAAATGCATGTTCTCTAGGTATAAATCTCGTATTGTTtcattagtattttttttaaaaaattttttgcgTGATATTGGTCATTATTACTTATGCTGCTTCGCTTTTGTTGCAGCACTGCATTTCCACGAGTCTCCTCTATTTTTGGCTAGTTGTCTTCTGTATAATTCTTGCATCTTTCTTTGAGAAGCAGAGAATAAGCCAATTTTTTTCAAGCCTAGAATTTGGATGCCAGCCACAGGTGGTGCATCTAGTTGATTTGTTCCCAGAGCATCCAAGTCTTCTTGTGATTGCCCGCTCCATGTGTGTctgtttttccattttttggtgACAAACAACTTCTTGGAAGGAGGTGCTCCTTCATAGAGGCCGATCTCTTCTAGTTACTTTTTATATCCTAAGTTGCAATTGAATTTAATCTTTGTAGTTTGTGTGGCTGaagtttttgctcaaaatcactTGTCGTGGGACAAGGGCAAACTGATGTTGTGAGAATCTGAATTGGGTATCTCATCTGCCTCTTACAAGGTAAAATCAACCAATCAAAGCCTAGTGCTACCAACTCCCAAGAAGAAAAGGCAATTTGACATTTGGTCTTAGGGCAAGCACCCTTGTCAAGATAGTGAACATCTGCATTTTGTTAATGTCCCAGATTCCTAATACATCTCTTACTTCGCGGTGGTTTGATGCTTTACTACATAAACCCTTATGtattaaaaatttatatataattatcTCATGATTATGAAAATTGATGACAATAGAGATGAGATTGACCAGTGAGCAACGAAATGATAAAAAGAGTCtggagaagaaagaagaaatacATTCAATTTCAATACCCCCCCGGCAGTTCTCAGTGCTTCATACATGTGGCAGTTCTCAGTAGCTAACGTATAGCATTAGCTAACTACTCCTAATGCTTCTTGCATTTCTTGAAGAGGTCCCTGATGATATGTAGTCGGAGCTGGCAATTGTAATGGCCCTTCACAGCATATTTTGTATACTAGAATTTTTTCAATAATTGATGCCACTCCCCAATCGCATTCATGTCTTCCAATTTcggaatatatatatacaccataATAATAGTAGCAGTACAATTTACCGGGAAAACACTACTCCGACTACCTAACCTCCCACCGGCGCCATATTGGAGTCTTGTTTAATAAGAGTAGGCAACAACGTTAGGGCGTGCCCATAACCAATTTGGGCTGTGAAATATGTCCCTCTCATGGGTGCCGACACGTACACGTTTTCCAAGTCTTTTTGATTTCTCAAGTTGAAAGAAAGCCACAATCCCGCATTTATTTATTGTACAGATGACCAACCCTATGTATATCTATATCCcaccaaaaaataaagaaacaaaaaaaaaaaaaaaaaagggtccgCGTGAATTGAACCTGAACCGACCAACCTAAGCCTGCAAGCCGACGCTTTTAAAATAGTAGTATATGCTGTATTTAGCCGCAGCcgtccacaaaaaaaaaaaagaaccggTAGAAAAAAGTAACTTAAAATTTAATTAGACTATAGATGGTATCCATATTTACAGTGCAATTTCACCAAAACAACCCTAGAGCAAATTGAATGaattttcttaaaaacaaaaaaacaaagaaaaaatgaaagaaagccTATGAGGTGCTCTGGTCTATATCCATTTCTGGTGATGATGTCCTGCCATCAACCTCCATATCTTCAGTTGAGGACCCGTCCACATCTCCCGTTGAAGCCGAATTATCATCATCGGCCTCAATTGCTCCGCCAGAGTCTTGATTGCTCCGGCGACGCGGAGCAAAGTAAATGTGAAAAACAAAAGCCGGCATCCTTCCATTCATACCGCTGCCACCTTCCTCTtgttcctcctcctcctcaccATCATCCTCCGCCTCCCCATCGCTATCATCACCGCCACCTTCTCCATTGTTAATCTTCTCGTCCTGCTCCACCGGCATGCGATATCTACAAACAGGGCAAGATCCTTGAATTCCCAACCACTTATCAATGCAACCCGCATGATAGTGATGTTTACACGGCATCTGTTTGGCTTCCTCGCCGACTTCAAGCTCGGCCAAACAAATCGCACAATCCAAACCCCCTTCCGCCACTTTCACCAGTGGCATGGCTTCTATTGAAGCCTTTGATGCCGGCACGCGCCCCTCTTTTCCGAGGAGAAGTGATTCGATATCAACAGAACCTTCGATCACAGTTAAGGATCCGGTACGAGGGTTTACGATGATGGCAATTTCACGCGGTCGATCAGACGGCGCGGCGGAGGAGGAGTAGCCGATGATGAAAGGGAGTAGTATGGTTCTGGCACTCCTCCTGGCGAGCTCTTCGAGACTCGGTGGCGACGATTGATCCGCCACTCTCTCGGTTGGGGTTGACGCCATCAAGGGGAAAGTCGAAGCTGAATAGTTACAGAAACaaatactaataaataaaaacaataagaaaagaaatcggACAAAGTGGGGAAGTCCGGTGATATATCGAAGCTGGGGAAACGCGGACCGTgagaaatgagaaaagttgaggAAGAGTCTAGAAGCTGGTCAAAGTATCTTTGACTTGCAGCGGTCTTTAGATATACTTCTACTTGGagtggtttctttttttttttttttttttgggtgcggGGCGTCAGAaagaaggttttttttttttttttttgggaaattggTGCCTCATACATATTTATTGATTCGTACGTTGCACAGGATAAGAAGGGTTTTTTGAGGTTAAATTAGGAAAAATAGGGGTGATGATTTTAAAGTTATCTTGAGTTAAATatgaataattagaaaaatcatatattTGACGACAAAAAAACTTTTATTAAAcggaaaaaatgaaagttaagaaAAGTTGTTTCTACTATTAGTTTATAGCAATGGGATTTACAGTGGAGCGCAAATTTGCATGGAActtatgatttttcttcttcttactTCTATTAAAtctatgatttttctttttttttttttcgatttaGACAAATGTATTAGTTCTTCAGATGCACCGGCAAGGAAATTTAAATAGCAGCTTTTGTAATTTTGCCATTGGATAGTGAGAATTTCCGTGATAATAATTAAATTTAAggaaaattattcaaaagtttattcatattttattaaataaaattttcattctttacttttaaaatattaactttatATTCATTATAAATTTCAGTTTGTAAGTTTTGGATTAGACTTAGGTTTTCGACCAATTTTTAACCTAAAATCACTACTTAACTTATATGTAATAGTTTTTATGTACAAAAAAAGTttagatttcatttttttagtgACAACAATAAATATGGATTGTGTCAGATCCCACTTAgaaaaatgaatatagttttgaTCACAACTTATTTTCTTAAGtgcaaaaatgaatataaattgGATTATCTATTTAATTATAAATGGGATCTAATATTTTTGTCTCTGAAAAAAAGACCATTTATGAATCATGTGATGGATTTGgagtaaaaaaataataaaaaacttaGGTAATGACcaaattttacaaatttgaaatttataatAGACGTTAATTTgacattttaaaagaaaatgacaaaaaaattcacttaAATTTAACTATTAGTTGTATATATCAGCactgcttttcttttttcttctttctatGTTGGACAATTTCACTTAATTTCCAGCGTCGAAATTAAAACTATAGCTACAAATCGCGTATTCCTACAAATATAGCAATCGCACACCGAGGCAGTAGAAACAGGGAGACAACGATATTCATTCCATTTCCTATTTAACAAACAGTGAGTCGAGTACTCCTCGAGTCACACACTACTCACCAACTCAGTTGAGTATTGGGGTGGTCCGTTTTGGGTCTCTAATTTTCCATGAACCCCAAAGCCAAGCCCTCTTCTTAATGCTATCTTTCTTTGACTACTCGGTTTTGAGCTCCCCTGCCGCACAGCCATGGAGTCCTCTTCCTTTGTTCCCACTCGGTTCGACATCTTCGAGATTTACGGACAATATTGTGGTACCTTTGCCCCCTAACATACGTCTTCAATTGTCTTTGCTGTAATTTTGTTCTTTTCATTGTTAATTGATTGTTTATGCTTACTTGGATTATGAAAAGATTGTAATTTTACTGATGTTTTGCTCGTGTTTATTTGATGTATGCGGGCAACCGTTACTGGTGATAGTAGTATTCCtctcttttatttgttatattgGTTGGGCAGTTATCAAGCACTCCTAGCATAAGCACACAcgaaaaagaaaggaacaatCTTGGTTGGCATAACGCT
This portion of the Coffea eugenioides isolate CCC68of chromosome 11, Ceug_1.0, whole genome shotgun sequence genome encodes:
- the LOC113753244 gene encoding E3 ubiquitin-protein ligase MPSR1-like codes for the protein MASTPTERVADQSSPPSLEELARRSARTILLPFIIGYSSSAAPSDRPREIAIIVNPRTGSLTVIEGSVDIESLLLGKEGRVPASKASIEAMPLVKVAEGGLDCAICLAELEVGEEAKQMPCKHHYHAGCIDKWLGIQGSCPVCRYRMPVEQDEKINNGEGGGDDSDGEAEDDGEEEEEQEEGGSGMNGRMPAFVFHIYFAPRRRSNQDSGGAIEADDDNSASTGDVDGSSTEDMEVDGRTSSPEMDIDQSTS